The following coding sequences lie in one Candidatus Omnitrophota bacterium genomic window:
- a CDS encoding nucleoside-diphosphate sugar epimerase/dehydratase has translation MRLKRFLYTYRRSFIFLAHLLIFIIAFLFAFVLRFDFSFPLEYKWLIVKILAILAIIKTLIFYYFGVFSGLWRYVNIDDVWRITKASFISSVVFVIVAFFIGINYYLPYSVFVLDWILCTGLVTGMRFATRMFRERFRPTPNIFMKRVLIMGAGEAGVMVLREVKHNQELGMRVIGFIDDDPNKKRQYIQGFKILGTRNDIASIVKEKSINEVIIAMPSASGESIRDIISRCQLPNLTVKIVPKLNKILGGELEIRPREVKPDDLLGRETVNIDKLEIRKYLKEKRVLITGAAGSIGSELCRKVANFSPEEIILIDHNENNLYFLIIELKSKYPSLNIQSVIGDINDIGLLKETFSKYKPQVVFHAAAYKHVPLMEDNPIAAVKNNAIGSRNIIYAAHHYRVERFVLISTDKAVNPVNIMGLSKRLAEIFLQAKAKRSKTKFMAVRFGNVLGSDGSVVPLFKKQIEAGGPITITHPDATRYFMSIREAALLVLQAGAIGAGGEIFILDMGDQIKIVDLAKDLVTLSGLELGKNIFIKYVGLRPGEKIREELLLDKDKDKITKHNKIYINQPDDFDLVSLRKQLKELESYINSTNKDKVIRKMKEIVFSAKGN, from the coding sequence ATGCGCCTTAAAAGGTTTCTTTATACTTACCGTAGGTCTTTTATTTTTCTTGCCCATCTACTGATTTTTATTATTGCATTTTTGTTTGCTTTTGTGTTGCGTTTTGATTTTTCTTTCCCCTTGGAGTATAAGTGGTTGATTGTCAAGATATTAGCAATTTTAGCTATTATTAAGACTCTCATATTCTACTACTTTGGAGTTTTCTCTGGCCTCTGGCGTTATGTAAATATTGATGATGTCTGGAGGATTACTAAAGCCTCATTTATTTCCAGTGTAGTATTTGTTATTGTTGCTTTTTTTATTGGTATCAATTACTATTTGCCTTATTCGGTATTTGTCTTGGATTGGATTTTGTGTACGGGTTTAGTTACAGGGATGCGTTTTGCTACGCGCATGTTTAGGGAAAGATTTAGGCCTACTCCTAATATTTTTATGAAAAGGGTTTTGATTATGGGGGCTGGAGAGGCGGGGGTTATGGTTTTACGTGAAGTTAAGCATAATCAAGAGCTTGGGATGAGGGTAATTGGTTTTATCGATGATGATCCTAATAAAAAAAGACAGTATATTCAAGGGTTTAAGATTTTAGGTACCCGAAATGATATTGCTTCTATCGTAAAGGAAAAAAGTATTAATGAAGTTATTATTGCTATGCCTTCGGCAAGCGGGGAATCGATTAGGGATATAATCTCCCGTTGTCAGCTGCCAAATTTGACAGTAAAGATTGTTCCTAAGTTGAATAAAATTCTGGGAGGGGAGCTGGAGATAAGGCCGCGCGAGGTTAAACCGGACGATCTTTTGGGTAGAGAGACGGTAAATATCGATAAGCTTGAGATAAGAAAATACCTAAAAGAGAAAAGGGTTTTAATTACCGGGGCTGCTGGCTCCATTGGTTCGGAGTTATGCAGGAAAGTTGCCAATTTTTCCCCGGAAGAAATTATTTTAATTGATCATAATGAAAACAATCTTTATTTTTTAATTATTGAACTCAAGTCAAAATATCCTAGCCTTAATATCCAATCGGTTATTGGCGATATCAATGATATCGGTTTGTTGAAAGAAACATTCTCTAAATATAAACCGCAGGTAGTTTTTCATGCTGCAGCGTATAAACATGTACCGCTGATGGAGGATAATCCGATAGCGGCTGTAAAAAATAATGCTATTGGCAGCAGGAATATTATTTATGCTGCGCATCATTATCGTGTAGAGAGGTTTGTTTTGATTTCAACTGATAAAGCTGTAAATCCCGTAAATATTATGGGATTAAGCAAGAGATTGGCGGAGATTTTCCTGCAGGCTAAGGCAAAACGAAGCAAGACCAAATTTATGGCTGTGCGTTTTGGCAATGTCTTAGGTTCCGATGGAAGTGTCGTGCCGTTATTTAAAAAACAGATAGAAGCCGGTGGCCCTATAACTATAACGCATCCGGATGCAACCAGGTATTTTATGAGCATAAGAGAGGCTGCCCTTTTGGTTTTACAGGCAGGGGCAATAGGGGCAGGAGGAGAAATTTTTATACTGGATATGGGGGATCAAATTAAGATAGTTGATTTGGCTAAAGACCTGGTGACATTGTCCGGTTTAGAATTAGGCAAGAATATTTTTATAAAGTATGTGGGCTTGCGGCCGGGGGAAAAAATCCGCGAAGAGCTGTTGCTTGATAAAGATAAAGATAAAATTACTAAACATAATAAGATCTACATTAATCAGCCCGATGATTTCGATCTTGTTTCTTTGAGAAAACAACTGAAGGAATTGGAAAGTTATATCAATTCAACAAATAAAGATAAAGTTATAAGGAAAATGAAAGAAATAGTTTTTTCCGCTAAAGGTAATTAA
- a CDS encoding O-antigen ligase family protein, with protein MLDKKRLILYCDRAIVACLCLLIFCLPFTKAAAESFTWAAIFLWLLKRILGYRTEVLWGLFPKTALNRALSVYVFANILSVIFCSKLNLFLRGFFGKELKFLLIYFMLVEVINNKKRLLSILIAIIASAVLLTVDGGVQYFTGRDFLRGNYMNSFCASFFAGSGFAGWLIIIIPTLLGILAAKIIANVKLKILFFVMIGIQILYLLLTYSRGAWIGFLIAILFVLVYFIKKLSLITRVLFLTACVYLLILLIFLPHILNPQLKYEILTKFKFSQTLNNRVKSIPQITTGSNLERVMLWKEALKIIRDYPITGCGLNNYSIVARHYKSFEGGGVYPHNSFLQKTAEIGIVGLLAFLFLLFSFFKIGVMHLKKKKNYLVLGFLAGILAFSVQSFFDTNLYSLQMVVLFWYILGLTIAVIKLDSSK; from the coding sequence ATGTTAGATAAGAAAAGACTTATTTTATATTGCGACAGGGCAATAGTAGCCTGTTTATGTTTGCTAATTTTTTGTTTACCGTTTACAAAAGCCGCAGCCGAGTCTTTTACTTGGGCTGCTATTTTTTTATGGTTGTTAAAGAGGATACTGGGATATCGGACAGAGGTTTTATGGGGCCTTTTCCCCAAGACAGCTTTAAATAGAGCTTTATCAGTTTATGTTTTTGCTAATATTTTATCAGTTATCTTTTGCTCTAAATTAAATTTATTTTTACGAGGATTTTTTGGCAAAGAATTAAAATTTTTGCTTATATATTTTATGCTAGTTGAGGTTATAAATAATAAGAAGCGTCTTTTGAGTATTCTAATTGCGATAATTGCTTCTGCTGTGTTATTAACAGTCGATGGGGGGGTGCAATATTTTACCGGTAGGGATTTTTTAAGAGGCAATTATATGAATAGTTTCTGCGCTTCTTTTTTCGCAGGTAGCGGTTTTGCCGGCTGGTTAATCATAATCATTCCAACACTCTTGGGGATCTTAGCGGCAAAGATAATTGCGAATGTTAAATTAAAGATTCTATTTTTCGTGATGATTGGCATACAAATTTTATATTTATTATTAACATATTCCCGCGGGGCTTGGATAGGATTTTTAATTGCCATCTTATTTGTGCTGGTTTATTTTATTAAAAAGTTAAGTTTAATAACCAGGGTCCTGTTTTTAACCGCATGTGTTTATTTATTGATTTTATTGATATTTTTGCCGCATATCTTGAACCCACAACTTAAATATGAAATATTAACGAAATTTAAATTTAGTCAAACTCTAAATAATCGCGTAAAATCAATACCACAAATAACCACAGGTTCTAATTTAGAAAGGGTTATGCTTTGGAAAGAAGCTCTAAAAATAATCAGAGATTACCCGATTACTGGGTGTGGGCTGAACAACTATTCCATAGTTGCCAGGCATTATAAAAGCTTTGAAGGAGGCGGCGTCTACCCGCATAATTCTTTTCTTCAAAAGACTGCTGAAATTGGCATTGTTGGTTTATTGGCTTTTCTTTTTCTTTTATTTAGTTTTTTTAAAATCGGAGTTATGCATTTAAAGAAAAAGAAAAATTATTTAGTCTTAGGTTTTTTAGCTGGTATTTTGGCTTTTTCAGTGCAAAGTTTCTTCGACACCAATCTTTATTCATTACAGATGGTGGTTTTATTTTGGTATATACTTGGCTTAACGATTGCTGTGATTAAATTAGATTCTTCAAAATAA
- a CDS encoding polysaccharide deacetylase family protein has product MKCIFSVDVEDWFHISGLVNTPELPTWESFPSRLEKNFMQLLDIFSQKNVQVTCFFLGWVAEKFPHLVKEAKERGHEIASHGYSHRLAYEMSQEEFLADVRKAKQIIEDVSRVAVLGYRAPGFSVTKDTPWFFNKLMEAGYTYDSSVFSAPRVFGGLKSKRYAPYAVGNGSCEFIEFPITAIELFGKPFCFFGGGYLRLTPYFLIKEMGLKVIKEKRPVVFYIHPREIDPDQPRLLMNMQRRFNSYVNLKTTRNKIIKILDQFEITTFTKFIKEHKIMEEPIQ; this is encoded by the coding sequence ATGAAATGCATATTTTCTGTAGATGTTGAAGATTGGTTTCATATCTCTGGGCTTGTCAATACTCCGGAATTGCCAACTTGGGAATCATTTCCTTCGAGATTAGAAAAAAATTTTATGCAGTTATTGGATATTTTTAGCCAAAAAAATGTCCAAGTAACCTGTTTCTTCCTCGGATGGGTGGCGGAAAAATTCCCCCATTTAGTAAAAGAAGCAAAAGAGCGCGGCCATGAGATTGCTTCGCATGGGTATTCGCATAGGTTAGCATATGAAATGAGCCAGGAGGAGTTTCTAGCGGATGTCCGTAAGGCCAAGCAGATAATTGAGGATGTAAGTAGAGTGGCTGTGCTGGGATATCGGGCTCCGGGATTTTCAGTAACTAAAGATACTCCTTGGTTTTTTAATAAGTTAATGGAAGCAGGTTATACTTATGATTCGAGTGTTTTTTCTGCCCCAAGGGTATTCGGAGGGCTAAAAAGTAAAAGATACGCACCATATGCGGTAGGCAATGGGTCTTGTGAGTTTATTGAATTTCCAATTACTGCGATTGAACTTTTTGGAAAGCCTTTTTGTTTTTTTGGCGGCGGCTATTTAAGGTTAACTCCGTATTTTCTTATTAAAGAGATGGGGTTGAAGGTTATAAAAGAGAAACGCCCGGTTGTGTTTTATATCCATCCTAGAGAGATCGATCCAGATCAGCCGCGTTTACTTATGAATATGCAACGAAGATTTAATTCTTATGTCAATTTGAAAACTACCAGAAATAAAATTATAAAGATACTCGATCAATTTGAGATTACGACTTTTACTAAATTCATTAAAGAACATAAAATCATGGAAGAGCCTATCCAATGA
- a CDS encoding class I SAM-dependent methyltransferase — MKKNQVKTFFNKYAVDFSLIYGGGNNFFNNFINNYFRKSMKVRFIKTIQGCQPLSAKKIIDIGCGAGHYEIALAKEGAQYIYAVDFAKGMVDLAKENVKKAGFADKCRFDLVNFISDTIGETFDYAILMGFMDYIKDPKVVIKKVLSITKSKAFFSFPVRGGILAWQRKLRYKNRCDLFFYDQEQIYNLFEGLEYKNLTIEKIGRDFFVTVTCNG, encoded by the coding sequence ATGAAGAAAAACCAGGTAAAAACATTTTTTAATAAATACGCTGTTGATTTCAGTTTGATTTACGGAGGGGGCAACAATTTTTTTAATAATTTTATAAATAATTATTTCAGAAAGTCGATGAAAGTAAGGTTTATAAAAACAATCCAGGGCTGCCAACCGCTTAGCGCAAAGAAGATAATTGATATTGGTTGCGGAGCTGGGCATTATGAGATTGCATTGGCAAAAGAAGGGGCGCAGTATATATATGCAGTAGATTTTGCCAAAGGGATGGTTGATCTGGCTAAAGAGAACGTTAAAAAAGCCGGTTTCGCAGATAAATGTAGGTTTGATCTGGTTAATTTTATATCGGATACTATTGGCGAGACCTTTGACTATGCGATTCTTATGGGCTTTATGGATTATATTAAAGACCCAAAAGTAGTAATAAAAAAAGTACTTTCTATTACTAAATCAAAAGCGTTTTTTAGTTTTCCAGTACGGGGAGGGATACTTGCCTGGCAGCGAAAACTCCGCTATAAAAACCGATGTGACCTATTTTTTTATGATCAAGAGCAAATATATAATTTATTCGAAGGCTTAGAGTATAAAAATCTAACAATAGAAAAAATTGGGCGGGATTTTTTTGTAACCGTAACCTGCAATGGATAA
- a CDS encoding glycosyltransferase family 2 protein translates to MDKYDFLDAKSLINFMPYKREIDLTIFVPCYNEEGNIIDTFNTLTSALLKTKLSWEIIVIDDVSTDKSKELICQYIDAHPEYSIRLLARKVNIGLAQNYIDAAFIARGRYYKLVSGDNAEHQETLENIFSLLGKADMIIPCHLRVQGRSFMRDLFSKTYTFIVNAISGYKIKYYNGGALHLTPNVLRWHTDYHGYSFQADIITRLLDQGMSYIEIPGTSHERKAGVSQALKVKNFLSVSHFFLDLLIRRFGRIYRNKAK, encoded by the coding sequence ATGGATAAATATGATTTCTTAGATGCCAAGTCTCTCATAAACTTTATGCCTTATAAGAGGGAAATAGACCTTACTATTTTTGTGCCTTGTTACAATGAGGAAGGAAATATCATAGACACTTTCAATACTTTGACATCGGCACTATTAAAAACTAAGCTTTCCTGGGAAATTATAGTTATCGATGATGTTTCGACAGATAAATCTAAAGAGTTGATTTGTCAGTATATTGATGCCCATCCTGAGTATTCCATAAGGTTATTGGCTAGGAAAGTGAATATTGGTTTGGCTCAGAATTATATCGATGCGGCTTTTATCGCAAGAGGCAGATACTACAAGTTGGTTTCCGGAGATAACGCTGAGCATCAGGAAACCTTAGAAAATATTTTTAGCCTTTTAGGTAAAGCTGACATGATTATTCCCTGCCATCTTAGAGTTCAGGGGCGTTCTTTTATGCGGGACCTGTTCTCTAAAACTTATACTTTTATTGTTAACGCTATCAGTGGTTATAAGATTAAATATTATAATGGCGGGGCATTACATTTGACTCCTAATGTGTTACGCTGGCACACCGATTATCACGGGTATAGTTTTCAGGCGGATATTATCACTCGTTTACTGGACCAGGGGATGAGTTATATCGAGATTCCCGGCACTTCTCACGAAAGAAAAGCAGGGGTATCGCAAGCGCTTAAAGTAAAGAATTTTTTATCTGTCAGCCATTTCTTCCTTGATTTGTTAATCAGGCGGTTTGGCAGGATATACCGGAATAAAGCTAAATAG
- a CDS encoding GtrA family protein, which yields MLENYTLLVLAPILGMVSNILVHVIVSRFNQRRSQIKCLIFGFISGLICVVILSLVTYCKQINNLDFIAYLLLGCIAYSAFAYVYFHFININIASLRIRILQEVIDSPDGLTEEGILSRYNVEQMLDNRIQRLVDSGQLIEKQGVYSLGSNRIFLTLFWFFEALKFIFLGRGNRLLSPNDQQPLSFGLLIRVLWQNQFFRFLCIGAINTLFGYCAYAFLVILNIDYRIALTISTTLAVLFNYYTNGRFVFRNSGKKVLLRFILLNVIMYIFNQLLLITLVSLRMGKLVSQALIVPIVIIITFIINKRWVFFKGKS from the coding sequence GTGTTAGAAAATTATACTCTATTAGTTTTGGCTCCTATTTTAGGTATGGTGAGCAATATTTTAGTTCATGTAATTGTGTCTCGTTTTAATCAGAGGCGCAGCCAGATAAAATGCCTTATTTTTGGTTTTATTTCCGGTTTAATTTGTGTGGTGATTCTATCTTTGGTAACCTATTGCAAGCAGATTAATAATTTAGATTTTATTGCTTATTTATTGTTGGGTTGCATTGCTTATTCTGCGTTTGCTTATGTTTATTTTCATTTTATTAATATAAATATTGCTTCTCTTAGAATCCGTATTCTGCAGGAAGTCATTGATTCCCCAGATGGCTTGACGGAAGAAGGCATACTTTCTCGATATAATGTTGAACAGATGCTTGATAATCGTATCCAGAGACTAGTCGATAGTGGCCAGCTTATAGAGAAGCAAGGTGTTTATTCGCTTGGAAGTAATCGTATTTTTCTTACATTATTCTGGTTTTTTGAGGCATTAAAATTCATTTTTCTCGGCCGAGGTAACCGTTTATTAAGCCCGAATGATCAGCAGCCATTGTCTTTTGGCCTACTTATCAGAGTTTTATGGCAGAATCAGTTTTTTCGATTTCTATGCATTGGCGCAATAAATACTCTTTTTGGATATTGCGCCTATGCTTTTTTGGTAATTTTGAATATTGATTATAGGATTGCCCTTACCATTAGTACTACTCTTGCGGTTTTGTTTAATTATTATACAAATGGCCGTTTCGTTTTTCGTAATTCCGGTAAAAAAGTTCTTTTGAGGTTTATTCTATTGAATGTAATCATGTATATATTTAATCAGCTACTTCTTATTACCCTGGTTAGCCTTAGAATGGGGAAATTGGTGAGCCAGGCGTTGATAGTTCCTATTGTAATTATTATTACTTTTATAATTAACAAAAGGTGGGTTTTCTTTAAAGGGAAATCCTAA
- a CDS encoding class I SAM-dependent methyltransferase, whose translation MSSQSKIESRIIPEETGRNLYMQHLKVYEFLNQNAKNRQILEIGCGDGYGAAFLAKTARSIVAVDYEDQVIFTAQNKYKANNLQYRCMDATRLGFKENEFDLVCSFQVIEHIPEDKLLVYLNELNRVLKPNGELYLSTLNLGKVMKNPQTYKKNPAHCKEFVAEDLKAILSKVFDNYVIYGLHPSLKHQFYLVLKKSGIFKSFPFFLNPVERFYKNLTTDDFKLTASNLNKASDFVCVCKKNA comes from the coding sequence ATGAGCTCTCAGTCTAAAATAGAAAGCAGGATAATCCCGGAGGAAACCGGGCGTAACCTTTATATGCAACATCTTAAAGTTTATGAATTCTTAAATCAAAATGCCAAGAACAGGCAAATTTTAGAGATTGGTTGCGGGGATGGGTATGGGGCTGCTTTTTTGGCTAAAACTGCAAGATCTATAGTCGCAGTTGATTACGAAGACCAAGTAATTTTTACAGCACAGAATAAATATAAGGCGAATAATTTGCAATATCGCTGTATGGATGCAACAAGATTAGGATTTAAAGAGAATGAATTTGATCTCGTTTGTTCATTTCAGGTGATTGAGCATATTCCAGAAGATAAATTATTAGTTTATCTTAACGAATTAAACAGGGTATTGAAGCCCAATGGAGAGCTTTATCTTTCTACTTTGAATCTTGGGAAGGTAATGAAAAACCCGCAAACTTATAAAAAGAATCCGGCGCATTGTAAAGAATTTGTTGCGGAAGACCTGAAAGCTATTCTGTCAAAGGTTTTTGATAATTATGTAATATATGGTTTGCACCCAAGCTTAAAACATCAATTCTACCTGGTTTTGAAGAAAAGCGGGATTTTTAAATCGTTCCCATTTTTTCTTAATCCAGTCGAGAGATTTTATAAAAACTTAACCACGGATGATTTTAAATTAACCGCTTCTAACCTTAATAAAGCATCTGATTTTGTTTGTGTTTGCAAGAAAAATGCATAA
- a CDS encoding radical SAM protein encodes MHKAQKRKAKIFKFFKVARLPYLPFILGIEPGNICNLNCPLCPTGAQSGGAKKGFMKFEFFKNIFDQLKNSLVTVNLYNWGEPLLNKDLFKIIKYIKDYKKNIFVVTSTNLNINEKGVLLKLLNSGIDEVIVSCDGASVEAYNKYRVGGDFNLVMENLKFLADQKRKLGSNVDIVWNFLVFKHNEHEIATARGMAEKLGVSFRLGLMRTSMKDEVLKPHQEAIKKDLDWIPDNPEYSAYDKVGLTAKKIIKTCKKPWQEIAINWNGEVFPCCAVYGDSFNFGDTAKDSISKIWNNEKYILARKEIINKKENPFTICGICKNNGFMHM; translated from the coding sequence ATGCATAAAGCGCAAAAACGTAAGGCAAAGATATTTAAATTTTTTAAAGTCGCCAGGCTTCCTTATTTACCGTTTATTTTAGGTATTGAACCGGGAAATATCTGCAATTTAAACTGCCCATTGTGCCCTACAGGAGCCCAGTCAGGCGGAGCAAAAAAAGGTTTTATGAAATTTGAATTTTTTAAAAATATATTTGATCAACTTAAAAATAGTTTAGTTACCGTAAATCTTTATAATTGGGGAGAGCCGCTATTAAATAAAGACCTGTTTAAAATAATCAAATATATTAAAGATTATAAAAAAAACATATTTGTCGTCACCAGCACAAATCTTAATATAAATGAGAAGGGTGTATTACTCAAACTTTTGAATTCAGGCATCGATGAAGTTATAGTTTCTTGTGATGGTGCTAGTGTTGAGGCTTACAACAAGTATAGAGTAGGAGGAGATTTTAATCTGGTTATGGAAAATCTTAAATTTTTAGCCGATCAGAAGCGTAAATTAGGCAGCAACGTAGATATTGTTTGGAACTTTTTGGTATTTAAACATAATGAGCATGAAATAGCTACTGCTAGAGGTATGGCTGAAAAGCTTGGTGTTTCTTTTCGGTTAGGATTGATGCGGACTTCGATGAAAGATGAGGTTCTTAAGCCCCACCAAGAGGCAATAAAAAAGGATTTGGATTGGATTCCAGATAATCCTGAATATAGCGCTTACGATAAAGTTGGGCTTACTGCTAAAAAGATAATAAAAACATGCAAGAAACCGTGGCAAGAGATTGCTATAAACTGGAATGGTGAGGTTTTTCCTTGTTGCGCTGTTTACGGTGATAGTTTTAACTTTGGGGATACGGCCAAGGATTCTATAAGCAAGATTTGGAATAATGAAAAGTACATTTTGGCACGCAAAGAGATAATTAATAAAAAAGAAAATCCTTTTACTATTTGCGGTATTTGTAAGAACAATGGTTTTATGCACATGTAG
- a CDS encoding class I SAM-dependent methyltransferase, whose product MNTENFNFLDKLTCWFRLSMTAKYIEQNDAVLDLGCGVQHYLLKWGKDKFRVGYGLDYDVEDSQKENIHLVNYKFQESLPFKDEFFNKVFLLAVLEHIEETGAGVLFLEFSRILKKKGRVIITIPTLRGKATLELLALKLRILSFEEISDHKHYYSAKEISDLARASGLKVIHSKLFQFGLNSLYVLEK is encoded by the coding sequence ATGAATACAGAAAATTTTAACTTTTTGGATAAGCTTACTTGCTGGTTTCGTTTATCTATGACTGCCAAGTATATTGAACAAAATGACGCGGTGCTTGATCTTGGCTGTGGTGTTCAGCACTATCTGCTTAAATGGGGCAAAGATAAATTCAGGGTTGGCTATGGGTTAGATTATGATGTAGAAGATTCTCAGAAAGAAAATATACATCTAGTAAATTACAAATTTCAAGAAAGCCTGCCTTTTAAGGATGAGTTTTTTAATAAGGTTTTCCTGCTTGCTGTTTTAGAGCATATTGAAGAAACTGGAGCTGGGGTTCTTTTTCTTGAATTTTCCAGGATTTTAAAAAAGAAAGGGCGTGTAATCATTACTATACCGACTCTGCGCGGGAAAGCAACTTTAGAACTTCTTGCCTTAAAATTAAGAATTCTTTCCTTTGAAGAAATTTCCGACCATAAACATTATTATAGCGCCAAAGAGATTTCTGATTTAGCAAGAGCAAGCGGGTTAAAAGTCATTCATTCTAAGCTATTTCAATTTGGGCTAAATAGCCTTTATGTATTGGAAAAGTAG
- a CDS encoding class I SAM-dependent methyltransferase, with protein sequence MQINKELYKLRFDENEKNCKNNLWKVLCKDFLQDFINPDSSVLDLGAGFCEFINNIKAKIKYAVDINPQLKEYANREVHVINTHSANLQGINTGSLDVVFSSEFFEHLKNKEELFLTLKEAHRVLREGGRLIIICPNIRYVGHRYWDFIDHGLPLTHLGMREALLVNKYTLIKLIPRFLPYTTKSCLPKNLFLLKMYLKMPFLWRIFGSQMFIIAQKEKV encoded by the coding sequence ATGCAGATAAATAAAGAACTTTATAAATTACGTTTTGATGAAAACGAAAAAAATTGTAAAAATAATTTGTGGAAAGTACTTTGCAAAGATTTTTTACAGGATTTTATTAATCCCGATTCAAGTGTCCTTGACTTAGGAGCAGGCTTCTGTGAGTTTATTAACAATATTAAAGCAAAGATTAAATATGCCGTAGATATAAATCCTCAGCTGAAGGAGTACGCCAATAGGGAAGTACATGTTATAAATACCCATTCTGCTAATCTTCAAGGGATAAATACCGGCTCGCTAGATGTTGTTTTTTCAAGTGAGTTTTTTGAGCACCTGAAAAATAAGGAAGAGCTGTTTTTGACTCTTAAAGAGGCCCATAGGGTATTGCGTGAAGGAGGCAGGTTAATTATTATCTGCCCAAATATTCGTTATGTTGGGCATAGGTATTGGGATTTTATTGACCATGGTTTACCACTTACTCATTTGGGGATGCGCGAGGCACTCTTAGTAAATAAATATACTTTAATTAAGCTAATACCAAGATTTTTGCCTTATACTACTAAGAGCTGTTTGCCAAAAAACTTGTTTTTACTTAAAATGTATTTAAAGATGCCATTTTTATGGCGTATATTTGGAAGCCAGATGTTTATTATTGCCCAGAAGGAGAAGGTGTAA